Proteins encoded together in one Vibrio lentus window:
- the malQ gene encoding 4-alpha-glucanotransferase: MKEQTVLKQVAEMANIADSYVSAWGDEAQVSDETITSLLASLGYDTSSDDALLKSAERKHKKDVLDPVLVLRDGEPVEVALNLGVSARESEFSWRLETEQGEVLEGYLQSQVVRDERAEGGPLVFALPSDLAWGYHKLIVSRKRRKKPYEMTLIITPKACFKQAPIEQGKKLWGPSVQLYTLRTQHNWGIGDFGDLKQLVADISSRGGDFVGLNPIHSLFPANPEGASPYSPSSRRWLNILYIDVSSVPEFALSAEAQQTVGSAEFQQRLQKAREAHWVNYTEVSELKMSILPLLFAEFKTRHLDKNSDRAQAFLAFVEEGGESLMHQAAFDALHGELHAEDSGMWGWPVFPEKYRTFDSPATQKYIKENLEQVHLYMYLQWIADCQINDAQSLAEEKGMAVGLYRDLAVGVADSGSETWADEGNLVMDASIGAPPDILGPLGQNWGLPPLNPEVLQETSYDAYIKLLRANMKHCGALRIDHVLGLLRLWWIPKGENATKGAYIYYPVQDMLSILALESHRYQCSVIGEDLGTVPDEIVDILADAGVHSYKVFFFETSEDDGGFISPKHYASQSMAALCTHDMPTLRGFWHCDDLKMGQEIGLYPDAEQLETLFDDRLECKQGILDSVAWHGFLPEGVGRDASQVPMDSYLAEALQLHVAAGGSTLLSVQLEDWLEMDKPVNIPGTVDEYPNWRRKLSMNLDEIFAHEGVNRIASKLTDVREKAGK; the protein is encoded by the coding sequence ATGAAAGAACAGACCGTATTAAAACAAGTCGCAGAAATGGCAAATATTGCCGACAGTTACGTTAGTGCGTGGGGCGATGAAGCACAGGTATCAGACGAAACGATTACGTCTCTATTGGCTTCATTGGGCTACGATACAAGCAGCGATGATGCTCTGCTTAAATCAGCAGAAAGAAAACACAAAAAAGATGTACTAGACCCAGTTCTTGTCTTGCGTGATGGTGAGCCAGTAGAAGTGGCGTTGAATTTAGGTGTTAGTGCTCGTGAAAGTGAGTTCAGCTGGCGCTTAGAGACCGAGCAAGGAGAGGTACTTGAAGGCTATCTTCAATCTCAAGTCGTTCGTGATGAGCGTGCCGAGGGTGGCCCTTTAGTGTTTGCACTGCCAAGTGATTTGGCATGGGGTTATCACAAGCTAATTGTGAGTCGTAAGCGCCGTAAAAAGCCTTACGAGATGACACTGATTATTACGCCAAAAGCGTGTTTTAAGCAGGCGCCAATCGAGCAAGGTAAAAAACTTTGGGGTCCAAGTGTTCAGCTTTACACGCTAAGAACTCAGCACAACTGGGGTATTGGTGATTTTGGCGATCTAAAACAGCTTGTTGCGGATATCTCGTCTCGCGGTGGTGATTTCGTTGGCCTAAACCCAATTCACTCATTGTTCCCAGCGAACCCTGAAGGCGCAAGCCCATACAGCCCGTCTTCACGTCGTTGGTTAAACATCCTTTACATTGATGTGAGCTCAGTACCTGAATTTGCATTAAGTGCAGAAGCACAACAAACCGTAGGCAGCGCAGAGTTCCAACAGCGCCTGCAGAAAGCTCGTGAAGCGCACTGGGTGAATTACACTGAAGTGTCTGAGCTGAAGATGAGCATCTTACCTCTGCTATTCGCAGAATTTAAGACTCGTCATCTAGACAAAAACAGCGACCGCGCACAAGCGTTCTTAGCGTTCGTTGAAGAGGGCGGTGAAAGCCTAATGCATCAAGCGGCGTTTGATGCATTGCACGGTGAATTACATGCTGAAGATTCAGGTATGTGGGGATGGCCAGTATTTCCTGAGAAATACCGTACATTCGATAGCCCAGCAACACAGAAATACATCAAAGAGAACCTAGAGCAAGTACATCTTTACATGTACCTGCAATGGATAGCGGATTGCCAGATCAACGATGCACAGTCTCTTGCAGAAGAGAAAGGCATGGCGGTTGGCCTGTACCGTGACTTAGCGGTAGGCGTTGCAGATTCTGGCAGCGAGACATGGGCTGATGAAGGCAACCTAGTGATGGATGCGAGCATTGGTGCTCCACCGGATATTCTTGGTCCTCTGGGTCAGAATTGGGGTCTACCTCCACTAAACCCAGAAGTACTTCAAGAAACCAGCTACGACGCTTACATCAAGCTACTTCGCGCCAACATGAAGCACTGTGGTGCACTTCGTATTGACCATGTTTTAGGTCTGCTGCGTTTATGGTGGATTCCAAAAGGTGAGAACGCAACGAAAGGCGCGTACATCTACTACCCAGTACAAGATATGCTGTCGATTCTGGCGCTTGAGTCTCATCGTTACCAATGTAGCGTTATCGGTGAAGATTTAGGAACGGTACCGGATGAGATTGTCGATATTCTAGCGGATGCGGGCGTACATTCTTACAAAGTGTTCTTCTTCGAAACTTCTGAAGACGATGGTGGTTTCATCTCACCAAAACACTATGCATCACAATCGATGGCAGCACTGTGTACTCACGATATGCCAACGCTACGTGGCTTCTGGCACTGTGATGACTTGAAGATGGGTCAAGAGATTGGTTTATACCCAGATGCAGAACAGTTAGAAACTCTGTTCGATGACCGTCTTGAGTGTAAGCAAGGTATCTTAGATTCAGTAGCATGGCATGGTTTCCTACCTGAAGGTGTTGGCCGCGATGCAAGCCAAGTACCGATGGACTCTTATCTTGCTGAAGCACTTCAGTTGCACGTGGCGGCTGGTGGTTCAACACTACTCAGCGTTCAACTGGAAGATTGGCTAGAGATGGACAAGCCAGTAAATATTCCTGGCACAGTGGATGAGTACCCTAACTGGCGTCGTAAACTCTCGATGAACTTAGACGAAATCTTCGCGCACGAAGGGGTAAATCGTATCGCTTCTAAGCTGACAGACGTTCGAGAAAAAGCAGGTAAGTAA
- a CDS encoding energy-coupling factor transporter transmembrane component T family protein has protein sequence MNASKVKFGINYIDTKSPLHALNGITKFALFLAWVTVVLTTFDLRLITLLIVTGLYLLKLTNVPLRVYKPLLLGTASVLSLNALFMYLLAPQQGTELIGSETILLTLPGNYSLSQETLFYLVTVTLKYMSMFPIALIFVFTTHPTEFAASLNRIGVPYKIAYAVSLTLRYLPEVKKDFINIMHAQQARGVELSKKAPLITRIKNVAKVLGPLIFSSLDRADEISNAMTLRGFGRHKARTWYSYAPLKRVDFVCLSVIVFIVVLAIAKRVLEPQLFWYPF, from the coding sequence ATGAATGCATCAAAAGTAAAATTCGGCATCAACTACATTGATACGAAATCGCCGCTGCACGCCCTCAATGGCATCACGAAATTTGCACTCTTCTTAGCTTGGGTAACCGTAGTATTGACTACGTTTGACCTTAGGTTGATTACGCTGCTTATCGTGACCGGTTTATACCTACTAAAGCTCACCAACGTACCTTTACGTGTCTATAAGCCTTTATTATTGGGGACCGCAAGCGTGCTGAGCTTAAACGCATTGTTCATGTACCTGCTTGCTCCACAGCAAGGCACTGAACTCATCGGTAGCGAAACCATATTGCTAACGCTTCCTGGCAATTACTCATTGAGCCAAGAGACACTGTTTTACTTGGTAACTGTTACCCTGAAGTACATGAGTATGTTCCCAATAGCGCTAATCTTTGTCTTCACAACGCACCCTACAGAGTTTGCGGCCAGCCTCAACCGTATAGGCGTTCCATACAAGATCGCCTATGCGGTAAGCTTAACACTGCGCTATTTACCTGAAGTTAAAAAAGACTTCATCAACATCATGCACGCACAACAGGCTCGTGGTGTCGAACTATCAAAGAAAGCACCACTTATCACGCGCATCAAAAACGTCGCCAAAGTGTTAGGCCCATTGATTTTCTCGAGCTTGGACCGAGCAGACGAGATTTCAAACGCAATGACATTACGAGGTTTTGGACGACACAAAGCACGGACTTGGTACAGCTATGCACCTTTAAAACGTGTCGACTTTGTTTGTTTGAGTGTTATCGTTTTTATCGTTGTGTTGGCCATCGCTAAACGCGTTCTAGAACCACAATTGTTTTGGTACCCATTCTAG
- a CDS encoding glycogen/starch/alpha-glucan phosphorylase, whose product MKPTQQKTFDKVSFQESVKKHLSATYATTIENADSRAWYLAMGRALAELTTFDLLETENDEKIKNAKSVNYLSLEFLIGRLTGNNLISMGLYEEITHAMEELGQNLTDLLEEERDPSLGNGGLGRLAACFMDSCAAQEYPTVGYGLHYEYGLFKQSFQDGRQQEAPDAWRGVEGYPWEVARPELAQHIGFYGHVEVEYIDGKEVRTWVPGMEVKAMPWDLPIVGYESNTVYPLRLWECQAIAPFSLASFNNGDYFEAQHSLIDAGNITKVLYPNDNHEKGKTLRLMQQYFHSAASVRDILRRHEAAGFSLEDLPKQETIQLNDTHPTIAIPELMRILIDEKGLSWEQAWEISAHTFAYTNHTLLPEALETWSESLINRLLPRHMEIIFEINHRFMQEVRKMWPGDGEKQAKLSIIQEGFHRMVRMANLCVIGSYKVNGVAALHSQLVKKDLFPEFNEIFPGKLTNVTNGITPRRWLKFCNPGLSTLITGKIGTEWPAKLEQLEGIAKFATDAKFQKEFMAVKKENKQRLADWVQENMGIELDTNAIFDVQIKRLHEYKRQHLDLLHILSLYHRILNEPGFECEPRVCFFAAKAAPGYHLAKEIIFAVNKIAEKINNDPRIGNKLKVVFIPDYRVSMAEIIIPAADVSQQISLAGKEASGTGNMKMALNGALTIGTMDGANVEIREEVGDENIYIFGLDVDGVVALKAQGYNPYDYYNADPLLKASLDLLTGDEFSPGQPGLLRATFDSLLDGGDPYLCLADFASYVKAHEDMGTQYKDQAGWAKKAILNTALVGKFTSDRSIRDYVNNIWKLEAVKR is encoded by the coding sequence ATGAAACCAACTCAGCAAAAAACTTTCGATAAAGTGTCGTTCCAAGAAAGCGTTAAGAAGCATTTATCTGCAACCTACGCAACAACGATTGAAAACGCGGATAGCCGCGCATGGTACCTAGCAATGGGTCGCGCATTAGCAGAACTCACAACATTCGACCTGCTAGAAACTGAAAATGATGAAAAAATTAAAAACGCGAAAAGCGTTAACTACCTTTCATTAGAGTTTTTGATTGGTCGCCTTACAGGTAACAACCTAATCAGCATGGGTCTATACGAAGAGATCACTCATGCAATGGAAGAGCTAGGTCAAAACCTAACAGACCTTCTAGAAGAAGAGCGCGACCCATCACTCGGTAATGGTGGTCTTGGTCGTCTTGCTGCTTGTTTCATGGATTCTTGTGCCGCTCAAGAATACCCAACAGTAGGTTACGGTCTTCACTACGAATACGGTCTATTCAAACAGTCTTTCCAAGACGGTCGCCAACAAGAAGCACCAGACGCGTGGCGCGGTGTTGAAGGTTACCCATGGGAAGTGGCTCGTCCAGAACTAGCACAACACATTGGTTTTTACGGTCATGTAGAAGTTGAATACATCGACGGTAAAGAAGTTCGTACTTGGGTTCCAGGTATGGAAGTAAAAGCAATGCCTTGGGATCTACCTATCGTAGGTTACGAGTCAAACACGGTTTACCCGCTGCGTCTTTGGGAATGTCAGGCAATTGCACCATTCTCACTAGCAAGCTTCAACAACGGTGATTACTTCGAAGCGCAACACTCGCTAATCGATGCAGGTAACATCACTAAAGTACTTTACCCGAACGACAACCACGAGAAAGGTAAGACACTGCGCCTAATGCAGCAGTACTTCCACTCAGCAGCGTCTGTTCGCGATATTCTACGTCGTCACGAAGCAGCAGGTTTCTCTCTAGAAGATCTGCCTAAACAAGAAACGATTCAGCTTAACGATACGCACCCAACGATCGCGATTCCTGAGCTAATGCGCATCCTAATTGACGAGAAAGGTCTATCTTGGGAGCAAGCATGGGAAATCAGTGCTCATACGTTCGCATACACGAACCACACGCTACTTCCAGAAGCGCTAGAGACTTGGTCTGAATCTTTGATCAACCGTCTTCTTCCGCGTCACATGGAAATCATTTTTGAAATCAACCACCGCTTCATGCAAGAAGTTCGCAAGATGTGGCCTGGTGACGGTGAGAAGCAAGCGAAGCTTTCTATCATCCAAGAAGGTTTCCACCGTATGGTTCGCATGGCAAACCTATGTGTGATTGGTTCTTACAAAGTAAACGGTGTAGCTGCACTTCACTCTCAACTGGTTAAGAAAGACTTGTTCCCTGAGTTCAACGAAATCTTCCCAGGTAAACTGACTAACGTAACGAACGGCATCACGCCACGTCGTTGGTTGAAGTTCTGTAACCCAGGTCTATCTACGCTAATCACTGGTAAGATCGGCACTGAGTGGCCAGCAAAACTTGAGCAGCTTGAAGGCATCGCTAAGTTTGCAACAGACGCGAAATTCCAAAAAGAATTCATGGCTGTTAAGAAAGAAAACAAACAGCGTCTTGCTGATTGGGTTCAAGAAAACATGGGTATCGAACTAGATACTAACGCTATCTTCGACGTACAAATCAAGCGTCTACACGAATACAAGCGTCAACACCTAGATTTGCTACACATTCTGTCTCTGTACCACCGCATTCTTAATGAACCTGGTTTCGAGTGTGAGCCACGCGTATGTTTCTTCGCAGCGAAAGCAGCACCGGGTTACCACCTAGCAAAAGAAATCATCTTCGCGGTTAACAAGATTGCAGAGAAGATCAACAACGATCCTCGCATCGGTAACAAGCTGAAAGTGGTATTTATCCCTGACTACCGTGTAAGCATGGCTGAAATCATCATCCCTGCAGCAGACGTTTCTCAGCAAATCTCACTGGCTGGTAAAGAAGCATCGGGTACGGGCAACATGAAGATGGCTCTAAACGGCGCTCTAACTATCGGTACGATGGATGGTGCAAACGTTGAGATTCGTGAAGAAGTTGGTGATGAAAACATCTACATCTTCGGCCTAGACGTTGACGGTGTTGTTGCATTGAAAGCTCAGGGTTACAACCCATACGACTACTACAATGCAGACCCACTACTGAAAGCTTCTCTGGATTTATTGACTGGCGATGAGTTCTCTCCAGGTCAACCCGGCCTTCTACGTGCAACGTTTGATAGCCTACTAGACGGCGGTGACCCTTACCTATGTCTAGCTGACTTCGCATCTTATGTGAAAGCACACGAAGACATGGGCACGCAATACAAAGACCAAGCAGGTTGGGCTAAGAAAGCGATTCTTAACACAGCATTGGTTGGTAAGTTCACATCAGATCGCTCAATCCGCGATTACGTGAACAACATCTGGAAACTAGAAGCCGTTAAACGTTAA
- the malT gene encoding HTH-type transcriptional regulator MalT has protein sequence MWIPSKLTRPGRLHNAILRPRVLDLLQNADCYKLVLFRSPAGYGKTTMAAQWLVDKPNVGWYSIDDSDNDAFRYINYLLQSLNKATQNACPNAQKLAEKRQFSSLHSLLSEVFAEMSEFHQECFLVLDDYHLVNNDDIHEAMRFFLKHMPDNLTLVVTSRGTPPLGTANLRVRDLMIEIGNDSLAFDTEETTRFFNQRVADGVDDTTAGSICTYVEGWPSALQLIALQAQHQKRTLAQSAESFSHFNHAHLWDYLVEEVFDLLDKETRQFLMQCSVLDHFNDELVCALTQREDALGMIESLNRFGLFIYPLEGEKNWYRFHNLFGEFLAHERQARIPQQEAELHRSAAKAWIKQKTPHQALRHAQRAEDPELIIQILTEHGWPMFNQGELSSLEMAIKQLTTDQLYSEPKLSMLRAWLAQSQHRYDQVGTLLEEAETQYQARNIELDTQQQGQYNALRAQVAINSNEPEKALELAELSLSQLNTTVYRSRIVATSVVGEVNHVMGNLSRALPMMQQTEKLARQYQVYHQALWAILQQSEILIAQGYVQAAFELQDSAFKLIEEHQLQYVPLHEFLLRVRAQIFWCWNRLDEAEECCYKGLDILGHHSPSKHLHSYSMLARISLSRGEIDKASKFIDQIQHLLRQSTYHVDWTANASLSLILFWQVKGDKDAIRDWLSVAVRPESASNHFCQLQWRNIVRSHIILEQYEEAEEALTFLKSEAQRSHLITDTNRNLIVEAVLRTQINDEDSARLLLEEALHMTNQTGMVGNFLVDGGTIGHILDKLSSKPGLGDLERHRAQQIMKDISTTQRSRSVHFDEDFVENLVNHPNIPELVRTSPLTQREWQVLGLIYSGFSNEQIAQELDVAGTTIKTHIRNLYQKLNIANRKEAISTAENLLQLMGY, from the coding sequence ATGTGGATCCCTTCGAAACTGACTCGTCCCGGCCGCTTACACAATGCAATCCTGCGACCTAGAGTTCTCGATCTGCTTCAGAATGCAGATTGCTACAAGCTCGTATTGTTCCGCTCTCCTGCGGGGTATGGCAAGACCACTATGGCTGCGCAATGGCTGGTAGATAAACCCAATGTGGGTTGGTACAGCATTGACGATAGTGACAATGATGCCTTTCGCTATATCAACTACTTACTTCAATCTCTTAACAAAGCGACTCAAAATGCCTGTCCTAATGCCCAAAAATTGGCAGAAAAGCGACAGTTCTCATCACTGCATTCTTTGTTAAGCGAAGTATTCGCCGAGATGTCTGAATTCCACCAAGAATGTTTCCTTGTGCTGGATGACTACCACTTAGTTAATAACGATGACATTCACGAGGCGATGCGCTTTTTCCTCAAGCACATGCCCGACAATCTAACGCTTGTTGTGACTAGCCGTGGGACACCACCACTTGGCACCGCAAACCTCCGCGTTCGTGATTTGATGATTGAAATTGGCAACGACTCTCTGGCTTTTGATACAGAAGAGACGACGCGCTTCTTCAATCAACGTGTCGCCGATGGCGTAGATGACACAACCGCTGGCAGTATCTGTACTTATGTTGAGGGGTGGCCTTCGGCGTTACAGCTTATTGCCCTTCAAGCTCAACATCAAAAACGCACGCTGGCACAGTCTGCTGAATCTTTCTCTCACTTTAACCATGCCCACCTTTGGGATTACTTGGTTGAAGAAGTATTCGACCTGCTAGACAAAGAAACCCGACAATTCTTGATGCAGTGTTCAGTGCTTGATCATTTCAATGACGAATTAGTCTGCGCGCTTACACAACGTGAAGACGCGCTGGGTATGATCGAATCACTCAACCGATTTGGCTTATTCATCTACCCTCTTGAAGGCGAGAAGAACTGGTACCGATTCCACAATCTGTTCGGTGAATTTCTTGCCCACGAACGCCAAGCTCGAATTCCACAACAAGAAGCCGAGTTGCACAGAAGTGCCGCTAAAGCATGGATCAAACAGAAAACGCCTCATCAAGCACTGCGACATGCACAACGTGCTGAAGATCCAGAACTGATCATTCAAATCCTGACGGAACACGGTTGGCCGATGTTCAACCAGGGTGAGTTATCTTCGTTAGAGATGGCGATCAAACAGCTAACCACGGATCAGCTATACAGTGAGCCGAAGCTATCGATGCTGCGCGCTTGGCTGGCACAAAGTCAGCATCGCTATGATCAAGTGGGCACTCTTTTAGAAGAAGCGGAAACGCAGTATCAAGCTCGAAACATCGAACTGGATACTCAGCAACAAGGTCAATACAACGCCCTGCGTGCGCAAGTTGCTATTAACAGCAATGAGCCAGAGAAAGCATTGGAATTAGCTGAGCTTTCGTTGAGTCAGTTGAACACCACCGTTTATCGTAGCCGCATTGTTGCGACCTCTGTTGTTGGTGAAGTGAACCACGTAATGGGTAACCTGAGCCGTGCTCTGCCGATGATGCAACAAACGGAGAAACTGGCTCGCCAGTATCAGGTTTACCATCAAGCACTGTGGGCAATTCTGCAACAGAGCGAAATCCTGATTGCTCAAGGTTATGTTCAAGCGGCCTTTGAGCTGCAAGACAGCGCGTTCAAATTGATTGAAGAACACCAGCTGCAATACGTGCCTCTGCATGAGTTCTTACTGCGTGTTCGAGCTCAAATCTTCTGGTGCTGGAACCGATTAGATGAAGCGGAAGAGTGTTGTTACAAGGGCTTAGACATCCTTGGCCACCACTCACCAAGTAAGCACCTGCACAGCTATTCAATGTTGGCTCGCATATCGCTTAGCCGTGGTGAAATTGATAAAGCATCTAAGTTTATCGACCAAATTCAGCACTTGTTACGCCAATCAACTTACCACGTGGATTGGACAGCGAATGCATCACTTTCATTGATCTTATTCTGGCAGGTAAAAGGTGATAAAGACGCCATCCGTGACTGGCTAAGTGTTGCAGTTCGTCCTGAATCGGCGAGTAACCACTTCTGCCAGCTTCAGTGGCGAAACATCGTAAGATCTCACATCATTCTTGAACAATATGAAGAAGCGGAAGAAGCGCTGACCTTCCTGAAAAGCGAAGCACAGCGTTCACACCTGATCACGGATACCAATAGAAACTTGATTGTTGAAGCCGTGCTGCGCACACAGATCAACGATGAAGACAGCGCTCGTTTATTGCTTGAAGAAGCGCTTCATATGACCAATCAAACCGGAATGGTAGGTAACTTTTTGGTCGACGGTGGCACTATCGGGCACATATTGGATAAGTTGAGTAGCAAGCCAGGCCTAGGCGATTTAGAACGTCACCGTGCTCAGCAGATCATGAAAGATATCTCGACGACTCAACGTAGCCGTTCGGTTCATTTTGACGAAGACTTTGTGGAGAATCTGGTTAATCACCCGAATATTCCAGAACTTGTGCGCACTAGCCCACTCACCCAGCGGGAATGGCAGGTGCTTGGTCTGATCTACTCTGGATTCAGTAATGAGCAGATCGCTCAAGAACTTGACGTAGCAGGTACGACTATCAAGACTCACATCCGTAACCTTTACCAAAAGCTTAACATTGCCAACCGTAAAGAAGCGATCAGCACAGCAGAAAACTTGTTGCAGTTGATGGGATACTAA
- a CDS encoding TetR/AcrR family transcriptional regulator, protein MARITQVQKLENQKNYDEIVLNLFLAEGHEALTYARIAQEIGISLTTLQGYYSSTRAIRSVLHQHMLSIVIESLDFSAEDRFIQSWQSALDDEQFRYVIKLMFFHASQVKNPEQFDLSSNGEFREKMFKSFGADSVRILETVVGRSMFYLTNFKQH, encoded by the coding sequence ATGGCTCGAATTACTCAAGTACAGAAATTAGAAAACCAAAAGAACTACGATGAAATCGTACTAAACCTTTTTCTGGCTGAAGGACATGAAGCACTAACTTATGCAAGGATTGCGCAAGAAATTGGCATTAGTTTAACGACGCTTCAGGGCTATTATTCATCGACCCGCGCTATCCGCTCAGTGTTACACCAACATATGCTATCGATTGTTATCGAGAGTTTAGACTTCTCTGCAGAAGATAGATTTATTCAATCTTGGCAAAGTGCTCTAGATGATGAACAATTCAGATACGTTATCAAATTAATGTTTTTCCATGCATCACAGGTCAAGAACCCAGAACAATTTGATCTCAGTTCAAACGGTGAATTTCGTGAAAAAATGTTTAAGAGCTTTGGTGCAGACTCGGTTCGTATCCTTGAAACAGTTGTAGGACGTTCAATGTTCTATTTAACGAACTTTAAGCAGCATTAA
- the glgB gene encoding 1,4-alpha-glucan branching protein GlgB, with protein sequence MELSSISKQKQIYTQLSQACFTDPFAFLGPYLPSDQGALRVWIPGADKVELIVGKEPRIELAREGESGFILKQERDLRFTHYKLAVDWAGEEQIIDDPYQYHELYASYEDLHTPKDMYHHMGAQFVTLERDGQVISGTRFLVYAPHATAASLVGNFNAWDGRRHPMQRLDYGMWGLFIPELEEGAQYKFELKGPNGEGLPHKADPWGFYSEQYPSFSSVTYDHARYEWQDTQWQNRPITQKRKEALSFYELHAGSWKRNAEGEFLNYRELAAELIPYLTDLGYTHVELMPVSEHPFYGSWGYQPIGLFAPTSRFGSPDDFKFFVDQCHQAGLGVVLDWVPAHFPSDDHGLANFDGTPLFHDPDPRRGWHQDWNSYIYDLGKEHVRRFLVANALYWFEQFHIDGIRVDAVASMLYLDYSRSHDQWIPNADGGNENYDAIAILKWMNEEVYKHFPNAMTIAEESTAFPGVSAPTFMGGLGFGFKWNMGWMHDSLSYIQEDPINRKYHHDTITFPLVYAHSENYVLSLSHDEVVYGKGSIHDKMPGDEWQQTANLRAYMGYMYAQPGKKLNFMGAEFGQTAEWNHDDQLQWFLLDYERHQGVQRLTKDLNNLYRSEAAMHDLDFDPKGFEWRLQDSAEASVLAHERISESGERVLVVSNFTPVPHEHFRLGVPAQGKYSLLLNTDSADYAGSGFEVKQTAEIESVESEGLDTSIELRLPPLSTVFYKLN encoded by the coding sequence TTGGAACTAAGTTCGATTTCAAAGCAAAAACAAATATATACCCAACTATCTCAGGCTTGTTTTACTGACCCTTTTGCTTTTCTAGGGCCATACTTACCTTCTGATCAAGGTGCATTGCGCGTATGGATTCCAGGGGCGGATAAAGTCGAGTTGATTGTTGGAAAGGAACCTCGTATTGAGTTAGCGCGAGAGGGTGAAAGTGGCTTCATTCTTAAGCAAGAAAGAGACTTACGTTTTACCCACTACAAGTTAGCAGTAGATTGGGCTGGGGAAGAGCAGATCATTGATGATCCGTATCAGTACCATGAGCTCTATGCTAGCTACGAAGATCTTCATACACCGAAAGATATGTATCATCACATGGGGGCTCAATTTGTTACTTTAGAGCGTGATGGTCAGGTTATTTCGGGTACTCGATTTTTAGTCTATGCACCGCATGCAACTGCGGCAAGTTTGGTGGGTAACTTCAACGCTTGGGATGGTCGTCGCCACCCAATGCAACGCTTAGATTACGGTATGTGGGGCCTATTCATTCCTGAACTGGAAGAAGGCGCTCAATACAAGTTTGAACTAAAAGGACCCAATGGCGAAGGCTTACCACATAAAGCTGACCCATGGGGTTTCTACTCAGAGCAATACCCATCATTTTCATCGGTTACTTACGATCACGCTCGCTACGAGTGGCAAGATACTCAATGGCAGAATCGCCCAATAACGCAAAAGCGTAAAGAGGCACTTTCGTTCTATGAACTGCACGCCGGTTCTTGGAAGCGTAACGCTGAAGGTGAATTTTTAAACTACCGTGAGCTAGCGGCAGAGCTAATCCCATACCTAACGGATCTCGGCTACACACACGTCGAGTTGATGCCAGTTTCAGAGCATCCGTTTTACGGTTCTTGGGGCTATCAGCCAATAGGCTTGTTCGCACCAACGAGTCGTTTTGGGTCTCCAGATGATTTCAAATTCTTCGTCGATCAATGTCACCAAGCTGGTTTGGGTGTGGTTCTCGATTGGGTTCCTGCTCACTTCCCAAGTGATGATCACGGTTTAGCAAACTTCGATGGTACGCCATTGTTCCACGATCCCGATCCACGTCGTGGTTGGCACCAAGATTGGAACTCGTACATTTACGATTTAGGCAAAGAGCATGTTCGTCGCTTCTTGGTGGCAAACGCTCTGTACTGGTTCGAACAATTCCATATCGATGGCATTCGTGTTGATGCGGTTGCTTCGATGTTGTACCTCGATTATTCGCGTAGCCATGACCAATGGATCCCGAATGCTGACGGCGGCAATGAAAACTACGACGCTATCGCAATCCTTAAGTGGATGAACGAAGAAGTGTACAAACACTTCCCGAATGCGATGACGATTGCTGAAGAATCAACGGCTTTCCCTGGTGTTTCAGCACCGACCTTTATGGGTGGCTTAGGCTTTGGCTTTAAGTGGAACATGGGTTGGATGCACGATAGCTTGTCTTACATTCAAGAAGATCCAATCAATCGTAAATATCACCACGATACGATTACCTTCCCACTGGTTTATGCACACAGTGAGAACTATGTATTGTCTCTGTCTCACGACGAGGTGGTTTACGGTAAAGGTTCTATCCATGACAAGATGCCTGGTGATGAATGGCAACAAACAGCGAACTTGCGTGCTTACATGGGTTACATGTATGCGCAGCCGGGTAAGAAGCTGAACTTTATGGGCGCTGAGTTTGGTCAGACGGCAGAATGGAATCATGACGATCAACTGCAATGGTTCTTGCTAGATTATGAACGCCATCAAGGTGTACAGCGTTTAACCAAAGACTTAAACAATTTGTATCGTTCTGAGGCTGCTATGCACGATCTTGATTTCGATCCAAAAGGCTTCGAATGGCGTCTTCAAGACTCTGCTGAAGCAAGTGTTCTAGCGCATGAGCGTATTAGTGAGTCTGGCGAGCGCGTGTTGGTAGTCTCTAACTTTACGCCTGTTCCTCATGAGCACTTCCGTTTAGGTGTTCCAGCACAAGGTAAGTACTCACTGTTGCTGAATACTGACTCGGCTGACTATGCAGGCAGTGGCTTTGAAGTGAAGCAGACGGCTGAGATTGAATCAGTAGAAAGCGAAGGCTTAGATACATCGATTGAGTTGCGTTTACCGCCGTTATCGACCGTCTTCTATAAGCTGAACTAG